GGAGCGCGCCTCCGTCGAACCGGTATCGCGCAACCCGGTGGTGGGCCAATCCGCCCGCAACCGACTGGTCGGGCTGGTCACCAACGTCACGCGGGACACGGTGATGGCACAGGTCGACGTGCAGGCCGGGCCATTTCGGCTGGTGTCGTTGGTCAGCCGGGAGGCCGCCGACGAACTGCGGCTTCAGCCGGGCAGCCTGGTCGTCGCCTCGGTCAAAGCCACCAACGTCGTGCTGGAACTGCCCCGTCGGGCCGGCTCGGCCGGCCACACC
This is a stretch of genomic DNA from Mycolicibacter terrae. It encodes these proteins:
- a CDS encoding TOBE domain-containing protein, whose protein sequence is MPSFRIAEVAELLGVSDDTVRRWIDSGRLSATSGAGPRMVDGAELAAFAQERASVEPVSRNPVVGQSARNRLVGLVTNVTRDTVMAQVDVQAGPFRLVSLVSREAADELRLQPGSLVVASVKATNVVLELPRRAGSAGHTDPAAEFG